One genomic segment of Flavobacteriaceae bacterium includes these proteins:
- a CDS encoding transposase: MYKNDGYVRRYSESFKLKVLAELTKGNHSKRQIALTYGIQSSTINVWIKKYDRKDLMNTRVTVQTDDELSRIKALQKELKQLKDLLIKKDLDKLVNDSYLEVAAENLGYKNVEELKKNLNIKP, translated from the coding sequence ATGTATAAAAATGATGGATATGTAAGACGTTATAGTGAGAGTTTTAAACTCAAAGTATTAGCAGAACTTACCAAAGGAAACCATTCCAAAAGACAAATTGCCTTAACTTACGGCATACAATCTAGTACGATAAACGTATGGATTAAAAAATATGACCGTAAAGATTTAATGAACACCCGTGTAACCGTGCAAACAGACGACGAATTATCCCGTATTAAAGCCCTTCAAAAAGAGCTAAAACAACTCAAAGATCTTCTTATTAAAAAGGATCTAGATAAACTTGTGAATGATAGTTATCTTGAAGTAGCTGCTGAAAATCTTGGCTATAAAAATGTTGAAGAATTAAAAAAAAACTTAAACATAAAGCCTTAA
- a CDS encoding IS3 family transposase, translating to MKIAPINRKKRRYAIATICNAFELKRDAYYKYQKRFVLKKQIEQNVIMLVKKSRKTLPREGTRKLMKSLHNDFRKQNINIGRDQLFRILKENNLLIRRKKYSSKTTNSYHRFYKYKNIIKDLIINRPNQVWASDITYIRTINGFCYLALITDMYSRKIVGYDISDSLELKGCVRALNKAIYQTKNTEEIIHHSDRGIQYCSNVYTQILKRKKIQISMTQENHCYENAMAERVNGILKDEFFLDQTFTNINHAKKATKNAIKLYNNKRLHLSLDYKTPNYVHKNVA from the coding sequence ATGAAAATAGCACCGATTAATAGAAAAAAAAGAAGGTACGCCATCGCTACTATTTGTAATGCTTTCGAGTTAAAAAGAGATGCTTATTACAAATATCAAAAAAGGTTTGTTCTTAAAAAACAAATAGAACAAAATGTAATAATGCTTGTTAAAAAAAGCAGGAAAACATTACCCAGAGAAGGTACTAGAAAGCTAATGAAATCCTTACATAATGATTTTAGGAAACAGAATATAAATATAGGTAGAGACCAGTTATTTAGAATCTTAAAAGAAAATAATTTGTTAATTAGAAGGAAAAAATATTCTTCTAAAACAACCAACTCTTACCATCGTTTTTATAAATATAAAAATATCATAAAAGACCTGATCATTAATAGACCTAACCAAGTTTGGGCTTCGGATATTACCTATATAAGAACTATAAATGGATTTTGTTATTTAGCACTTATTACTGATATGTATTCAAGAAAAATAGTAGGCTATGATATTAGTGATAGTTTAGAACTTAAAGGCTGTGTTAGAGCTTTAAATAAAGCTATTTATCAAACTAAAAATACCGAAGAAATCATACATCATTCTGATAGAGGAATACAATATTGTAGCAATGTTTATACTCAAATTTTGAAAAGAAAAAAGATACAAATCAGTATGACCCAAGAAAATCATTGCTACGAAAACGCAATGGCCGAAAGAGTTAACGGAATTTTAAAAGATGAATTCTTCCTCGACCAAACATTTACAAATATCAATCACGCCAAAAAAGCAACAAAAAATGCAATCAAATTATATAATAATAAAAGATTACATTTATCTTTAGATTATAAAACACCTAATTACGTGCACAAAAATGTAGCATAA
- a CDS encoding GLPGLI family protein encodes MNTKEALLSKTEVFRMIFNKNKSIFYGISNDSTKYEYKKFIENVKKIGAVRLVKMDDNTYDYSFNEMLYKDYFKDTLFLNDLIMNKMICIGEKINKIEWTIDSDIKKVILGKNCISAKTDFRGREYTAFFTTEIEGISTGPWKFDGLPGVILSVKSEDGYVSFEALKLSIQNKDLKISNPFKKTKNISWEKFKEQYRNTLLNALKRMKSLSGEGESGSIEITDRIEDLGIKKLKF; translated from the coding sequence GAGGTTTTTAGAATGATTTTTAATAAAAATAAATCTATTTTTTATGGAATTTCAAATGATTCTACTAAATATGAATACAAAAAATTCATCGAAAATGTGAAAAAAATCGGAGCTGTAAGACTTGTTAAAATGGATGATAACACTTACGACTATTCATTTAATGAAATGTTATACAAGGATTATTTTAAAGATACACTTTTTCTTAATGATTTGATTATGAATAAAATGATATGTATAGGTGAGAAAATAAATAAAATAGAATGGACAATTGATAGTGATATAAAAAAAGTGATTTTAGGAAAAAATTGTATTTCTGCTAAAACTGACTTTCGCGGTAGAGAATATACCGCTTTCTTCACAACAGAGATTGAAGGTATTAGCACTGGTCCGTGGAAATTCGATGGTTTACCTGGTGTTATATTATCAGTTAAAAGCGAGGATGGTTATGTATCATTTGAAGCACTTAAACTTTCCATACAAAATAAGGATTTAAAAATTAGCAATCCTTTTAAAAAAACAAAAAATATAAGCTGGGAAAAATTTAAAGAGCAATACAGGAATACTTTGTTAAATGCATTAAAACGAATGAAATCACTATCAGGAGAAGGTGAGTCAGGAAGCATAGAAATTACTGACAGAATAGAGGATTTAGGCATTAAAAAACTAAAGTTTTAA